In Sedimenticola thiotaurini, the following proteins share a genomic window:
- a CDS encoding MaoC/PaaZ C-terminal domain-containing protein, with the protein MYQQEPSRRGVFPDKRWFEDFSIGEQFEFGDWEMCRQEMIEFATLYDPEPFHVDEAAAVALGWGGLIASGPQVLSIWRRLSKEAFPNAKTVISPGWDNIRWLQPVHVGDRLFSRTELVEMRPLASRPGEGMIKFRVEIRRQEEQLVTTLDSTWFVRRNPDLNA; encoded by the coding sequence ATGTATCAACAAGAGCCAAGCCGGCGCGGTGTCTTTCCGGACAAGCGCTGGTTTGAGGACTTTTCGATTGGTGAACAGTTCGAATTCGGCGACTGGGAGATGTGTCGCCAGGAGATGATCGAGTTCGCCACCCTGTATGACCCGGAGCCGTTTCATGTGGATGAGGCGGCCGCCGTGGCCCTGGGCTGGGGCGGTCTGATCGCCTCCGGTCCCCAGGTGCTGTCCATCTGGCGACGCCTCAGCAAGGAGGCGTTTCCCAATGCCAAGACGGTCATCTCGCCCGGCTGGGACAATATCCGTTGGCTGCAACCGGTGCATGTGGGAGACCGGCTCTTTTCCCGCACCGAACTGGTCGAGATGCGTCCCCTGGCCAGTCGTCCCGGCGAGGGTATGATCAAGTTCCGGGTCGAGATCCGGCGCCAGGAGGAGCAGTTGGTCACCACCCTGGATTCCACCTGGTTTGTGCGTCGTAATCCCGACCTGAACGCCTGA